The stretch of DNA TGACCGCCCCCGGGTCGACCTGGCGGCACGGGCCGGGCTGCTGGGCGCGGGTGCGCCGACGGCCGACGGCGGGGGCGGAGCAGGCCCGGCCGTGGTGCGCACGGTCACCGAGCTGCTGGCGGGGGCGTGCGGCGCCACCTGGTTCGTCACCGCCCAGCACGCCCTCCCGCTCGCGGTCGTGGGCGCCGCCCGGGACGCCCCGGCCGCCCGGGACCACGTCGGCCCGCTGAGCACCGGGACCGAGCTCGCGGCCGTGGCGGTGTCGCACGTCCGGCGCCCCGGCCCGCCCGCCGTGACGGCCCGGCGCGACGGCGACGGCTGGCTGGTCGACGCACGGTCGGCTGGCTCACGGCGTGGGGCCTGGCGGACGTGCTGCTGCTGGCGGCCCGCGGCGACGACGACCTGGTCCTGGCGATGCTGCCGGCGCACGACCTACCCGGCGCCGCGTCGGGGGAGCCGCTGCGGCTGGCGGCGATGCAGGCCAGCCGCACGACGACGCTGGCGCTGGACGGGCTGCGCGTCGGACCGGAGCAGGTCGTCGACGTGGTGCCCGCCGGGGAGTGGCTCGCCCTGGACACCGCGCGCACCGCGAACGTCGGCCCGGCGGCCTTCGGGCTGCTCGCCACGGTGTGCCGGCACCTGGTGCGGGCCGCCGGGCGCCCGGGGACCGCGGCGGCCGCCGACGTCGCCCTGCAGGCCGCCGAGCAGGGCTCGGCGCTGCGGCAGGAGGCGTACGGCCTGCTGGACGGGGTGCCGGTCACCGAGGAGGTGCCGCGCCGGCTCCGGCTGCGGGCCGAGACGCTCCACCTGCTGCAGAGCACGTCCGGCGCCCTGGTCGCGGCGTGCGCGGGTGCCGGCATGTCGCTGGACGCCCCGGCGCAGCGCCTGGCACGGGAGGCGCTGTTCCACCTCGTGCAGGCCCAGACCGGGCCGGTGCGGGAGGCGACCCTGGAGGTGTGGGCCGGGCGGCAGGGGCGCTCCTAGCGCTCCTGCCCGTGCTCCTTCTCCCACGCGGTGAGCGAGCGCTCGAGGGCCTTCATGATCTCGAACACCTGGCTCGGCGGGATCCGCACCCGGGAGACGACGCGGGCGGTCGTGCCCTCGGGGCTCATCGGGGCCACGAGCGCGGCGAAGTCGAGGGTGAAGATGTCCTTGCCGTGCCAGACGCGGACGAAGTCGGCGTAGTCGCCGCCGGCCATCTCGTCGGGCATGTTGACCCGGATCTGCCCGGGACCCGGCGTGGGCTCGCTCACGGCTGCTCGCTCTCCGCCGCCATGACGGCCGCGCCGATGATGCCCGCCTCGTTGCGCAGCTCGGCGGGGACGATGGTCGTGCGGAGCTCCAGCAGCGGCAGGAACTTCTCGTGCTTCTTGCTGACCCCGCCGCCGACGACGATGAGGTCCGGCTGCAGGATCGTGTCCAGCAGCGTGTAGTACTTCTGCAGCCGCTTGGCCCAGTCTTTCCACGACAGGTCCTCGCGCTCCCGGGCGCTGTCGGCGGCGCGGCTCTCGGCGTCGACG from Aquipuribacter hungaricus encodes:
- a CDS encoding DUF3467 domain-containing protein yields the protein MSEPTPGPGQIRVNMPDEMAGGDYADFVRVWHGKDIFTLDFAALVAPMSPEGTTARVVSRVRIPPSQVFEIMKALERSLTAWEKEHGQER